One part of the Plasmodium yoelii strain 17X genome assembly, chromosome: 13 genome encodes these proteins:
- a CDS encoding PIR protein — MTLNVCKAFKKFEDFLPDNFSFENNNVEFKLYEYYCPIDKETKSGKCRTGNQAVSGATVFLFNYLFAEDQYIENDDKNNEYIMYIMLWLSNKMKLLTHGTYGAVSEFYVTFMKNNEHYKKYLSRINKSQKIMNIKIGEMRILYGLLNELCNAIINYSNDSSNCHNSSNCPDFLKFVNNWEKQYDQLIDRKKKFFEDEYYCELLLTLKSAYQKFKQDNRIQKICPEIKEVDINYCKKIRNETNTSWKVIDVKSIEKVEEKKDLDKGKDTLGYIDIIKNAFETYSSNFIITFTSIGNNLYKKALPPLTKFYGKTMNYMSEYFNNIVETYTSYNGKPKTQALRDGSSSSSNDLPSPQDPGIKVSGNGTTEIGDNPLIVYKKMGFSIIILLISIALAIMYKYLPFGWRKKSKKKKNMKKAINMFDTNETTEEVINPTDQKKQMKIIINLSSQNKQDKKLTNSSTPKKQDKKFINSNNRKKKVKIIINSSTQKKQTKHFINSIYREKYPLLNMYNLMKADPVPFIILFLLFIFYVYKRKDDSLE, encoded by the exons ATGACCCTCAATGTG tgtaaagcatttaaaaaatttgagGATTTTTTACCTGATAATTTTTCTTTCGAGAACAATAATGTcgaatttaaattatacGAGTATTATTGCCCTATTGACAAGGAAACAAAAAGTGGAAAATGTAGAACTGGCAATCAAGCAGTTAGCGGTGCTactgtatttttatttaattatttgttCGCCGAAGAtcaatatatagaaaatgatgataaaaataacgaATATATCATGTATATTATGCTATGGTTaagtaataaaatgaaactaCTTACACACGGGACCTACGGAGCTGTGTCAGAATTTTATGTCAcgtttatgaaaaataatgaacattataaaaaatatcttaGTAGAATCAATAAAAgccaaaaaataatgaatataaaaattggtGAAATGCGTATACTTTATGGGTTACTTAATGAGCTGTGTAATgcaattattaattattccAATGATTCTTCAAATTGCCACAATTCTTCAAATTGTCccgattttttaaaatttgttaataattGGGAAAAGCAATACGATCAACTTAttgatagaaaaaaaaagttttttGAAGATGAGTATTATTGTGAATTGTTGTTGACTTTAAAAAGTGCTTATCAGAAATTTAAACAAGATAATAGGATCCAAAAAATTTGTCCAGAAATTAAAGAGGTagatataaattattgtaaGAAAATACGTAATGAAACTAACACCTCATGGAAAGTTATAGATGTGAAATCCATAGAAAAAGTGGAGGAAAAAAAAGATTTAGATAAAGGGAAAGATACCTTGGGATATAtagatattattaaaaatgcatTTGAAACGTATAgttcaaattttattattacgtTTACTAGTATTGGCAATAACTTATATAAAAAGGCGTTGCCACCTCTAACAAAATTTTACGGTAAAACTATGAATTATATGAGTGagtattttaataatatagtagAAACTTATACATCATATAATGGTAAACCTAAAACACAAGCCCTAAGAGATggatcatcatcatcatctaaTGACCTACCATCACCTCAAGATCCTGGAATCAAAGTATCAGGAAATGGAACAACAGAAATAGGTGATAATCCCCTCATCGTATACAAGAAAATGGGATTTTCAATTATAATTCTTTTAATATCCATTGCTTTAGCTATTATGTACAag TATTTGCCATTTGGATGGAGAAAGAAAtcgaagaaaaaaaaaaacatgaaaaaggctataaatatgtttgatACAAATGAAACAACAGAAGAAGTTATAAACCCGACTgatcaaaaaaaacaaatgaaaataattataaatttatctaGTCAAAACAAACAGGATAAAAAGCTTACCAATTCATCTACTCCAAAAAAACaggataaaaaatttataaactcaaataatagaaagaaaaaagtgaaaataattataaattcatctactcaaaaaaaacagactaagcattttataaattccaTTTATAGGGAAAAATATccattattaaatatgtataatctTATGAAGGCCGATCCTGTaccatttataattttatttttgttgtttattttttatgtttataaaagaaaagacGATTCTttagaataa
- a CDS encoding PIR protein, with the protein MDRYMCQLLYTVRTSISDHLDTGGSHYFNSGKNFDKYCTNDSCNSNLGKINAGCLFLFDEFFKDSDNFKSNAKSNINIVEYIMIWLSYTLNKTINGEKSINEFYNKYINSDESYKKGIEGVTAYKNYKDLIDRNDYFLSMDKSIISKLYDALTSLCNMHVTDAGHVPNCDQCEKAANGFVKNYEGVISDSNITKNGLYRKILYILYTLSNDYDNLKKKNNNSSSLPSIKTKIYMPIYGFSSLIFLIENNFYILLLIFGIIIVFIGIYYKYSLSGFRNRFKKQYLRKKLKKMKKEWTIDI; encoded by the exons ATGGATAGGTATATG TGTCAATTGCTCTATACTGTAAGGACCTCGATTTCCGATCATTTGGACACAGGAGGAAGCCATTATTTTAATAGTGGAAAAAATTTCGATAAGTATTGTACTAATGATAGTTGTAATAGTAATCTCGGaaaaattaatgctggatgtttatttttgtttgatGAATTCTTTAAGGATtctgataattttaaatctAATGCAAAAAGTAacatcaatattgttgaatacattatgatatggttaagttatacgTTAAACAAAACCATAAATGGAGAAAAAAGtataaatgaattttataataaatatataaacagtGACGAGAGCTATAAAAAGGGTATAGAAGGTGTTACtgcttataaaaattataaggatcttatagatagaaatgattattttttaagtatggATAAGAgcattatatctaaattatatgatgcattaaCATCATTATGTAATATGCATGTTACCGATGCTGGACACGTCCCAAATTGCGATCAATGTGAGAAAGCTGCAAATGGGTTTGTTAAAAACTATGAAGGAGTTATCAGTGATTctaatattactaaaaatggtTTATAtcgtaaaatattatatattttatatactttatcaaatgattatgataatttaaaaaagaaaaataacaatagtTCATCCTTGCCATCGATAAAAACAAAGATTTATATGCCAATATATGGATTTTCATCATTAATTTTCTTGATagaaaacaatttttatatacttttattgatttttggtataataatagtttttataggaatttattataag tattcgttatctGGATTTCGGAATCGATTTAAAAAGCAATATTTAAggaaaaaactaaaaaaaatgaagaaggaATGGACCATtgatatatga
- a CDS encoding PIR protein, with translation MSYRVCDIIGAIDNYVDDPKHSGGYNSISCFDYYCPDGNCDTDEKRVSSGFLALLKLFEGIDHNEKIESDKLAEYAILWLSYKLNQKTQNGTTKLYDFYTKHIKTNSKYSQHITDSDKINNDVIENKIKSMNMNIKDISNFYDPFKSLCKMYRELDANNKQCMPCLENVGEFFEKCEKVKNTLDISKGSSYSQLWSSLSNDYDKFKEKYNNGKCGYVPSLVACPRSSVTKNTLIKIAIIFVASSILLGVSYKYSLFGFRKKVKKRLRRKLKSLRRKWLIDI, from the exons tGTGATATAATTGGTGCGATTGATAATTATGTTGATGATCCGAAACACTCGGGAGGATATAATTCTATTAGTTGTTTTGATTATTATTGCCCTGATGGTAACTGTGATACCGATGAAAAAAGAGTTAGTTCTGGTTTCTTAGCATTACTAAAATTGTTTGAGGGTATTGatcataatgaaaaaatagagAGTGATAAACTTGCTGAATATgctattttatggttaagttataaactaaatcaaaaaacacaaaatggAACCACAAAATTATacgatttttatactaaacatataaaaacaaatagtaAATATAGTCAGCATATAACTGATAGTGATAAGATTAATAATGAtgttatagaaaataaaataaaatcgatgaatatgaatattaaagatatatctaatttttatgatccatttaaatcattatgtaaaaTGTATAGAGAACTTGATGCAAACAATAAACAATGCATGCCATGTTTAGAAAATGTTGgagaattttttgaaaaatgtgaaaaagttaaaaatacTTTGGATATTTCTAAAGGAAGTTCCTATTCACAACTATGGTCtagtttatcaaatgattatgataaatttaaagagaaatataataatggtaAGTGTGGTTATGTCCCATCACTTGTAGCTTGTCCACGAAGCTcagtaacaaaaaatacactaataaaaattgcaattatatttgttgcatcatcaattttattgggagtttcttataag tattcgttatttggatttcggaaaaaagttaaaaaacgTTTAAGAAGAAAGCTAAAATCATTAAGAAGAAAATGGTTAATtgatatatga